The sequence cccccatgggctggtccgaattggactagggaggggcggcgcccccctctttccttctccctctccttctcctttcttcttctcctacttggactaggaaaggggaaaacctagtcctactaggagtgggaatccctccttgggcgcgccccttgtggccggccctcctcctcctcccctcctttatatatggggagggtggcaccccatagacacacaagttgatctttagccgtgtgcgatgccccctccacagttttacacctcggtcatattgtcgtagtgcttaggcgaagccctacgtcggtaacttcatcattaccatcaacacgccgtcgtgctgacgaaactcacccttggcctcagctggatcaagagtacgcgggacgtcaccgaactgaacgtgtgcagatcgcggaggcgtcgtgcgttcggtacttgatcggttggattgcaaagacgttcgactacatcaaccgcgttactaaaacgcttccgctttcggtctacaaggatacgtagacatactctcgttgctatgcatctcctagatagatcttgcatgatcgtaggaaattttttgaaatactgcattccccaacaattcCTTCAAGCGAACACGGCAAATTTTACAGCAAAATTTCTTTGTTTGCAGAATTTGTCATGTGCTTATGAAGAAATTGGCACGTGTGTTTGAAAACTTGCCTAAAAACGTTCGCTGGCTATTTTGTGTTAAAAGAAAAAACATGTTCTTCACAACTACAGTACTATATCTTTCAGCAAAACGCAATATCTCTCCTCTGTAATTTATTTTTTCAGGCTAGACAATACTCGTCATAGATCTTTTCGTCGCCCAGTCCTGCACCCCTACCTGCATTCGATGCCATCGTGTTGCCTCTTGTTTCGTTCTCTTCTCTCTGTTCGTTCTAATTGTACTTTTCGACCAGCTTTCGCCGGTCTATGATAAGTGAAAACCCTGAGGTTGTAGAGCTCGGTAAAAACAAACCCTCACGTCTAAATCCCTGAAATCTATACCCCGACTTCGCTGATCCCGGTCGTTTTGAACCTTGAGGTTGTATCCAAACAGAGGATTCCTAAGTACCACCCTAAAAGACCGGGATTGATTAGTAAGCCACACCTGCAGATGGGTCCCACGGAATCAGACTCCTTCAGTCAGCACTCAGCAGCATCGCCGTGGACTGCACCTCGTGCGAGCGGCCACGGGTGCTGCGTGACTTGCAACCACTCATGGTCGTGCCAGGATCGCCAGAGGGGGTACCAGGACCTGCTCGTTTTCGGTGCTAGCCATGGCGACACAGCCAGCTTCCTGCATTGTCGAGTTGCCCGCCGTCTCGCCAGATCCTGCATCACTTGGGTTATCGGGCGTCTTGCCGACCAGGCCACTGCGTCGCCGGCGCTGCCTTGTATCGCTGGTTTCTTCGTCACTCGGGCGGCTGCGCGTCTCATCGAAGCCAGGGCCGAGCGCCTCAGCGGCTCCCTTGCCACAGGCGCTACCGCCATGCCGCGTGACTTGCTGAGACCAGGGCCATGCATCTAGCGAGGCATGCACACCGTGGTAATATTTCGGCAGTCGGCTACACGGCAGCAGGAACTCTGAAGCCACCCATGGCGGAGCACACCCGCATCTCCCTAAGATTCCTGAGCACGTCGCTGCTAGCCATCGTGGTGTGCTGCGCGCCGGGGTTCCCGTGGCTCGGGCGCTTGGTGCCATGCACCGGCTCGGTGTAGAGCTTGACCAATGTTCGCGGGTTACATGCACGTACAAGCAAGCAAGCTACAGGCGTGCTTCTGATTACACCGGCTAGACGCGTAAAAATACACATGTACAAGCTGCTACTGATCTGTTCCCAGCGAGAAACACGACACAAGCGAGGCAGAATGAGACGTCGGCGACGAACATGTACAGGACGAAGCACGGGACGCGGTCCGTGCAGATATCGTTCGCGGACGGGGCAACGATCTAGAGCATCGACAGGAGGCAGTGGAGCTCGTACTGGTAGCGCCGGAGCGCAACACGGATAGCCAGCAGTGGTCAAATGGGCATGGCGGCGGCTCGCATGTGAGCACGCCCACGTGGCAATCATTAAGTCAGTGAGAGTCAGCAATCCCAGCCTCCTAGTGCCACGTCACCAAATCCTCTCCTAAAAACTTCAAAAGGTTCAAAATGACCGGGATCTGAAAGGTCAGGGTACATATTTTCAGAGATTTAGATGTAAGGGTTTATTTTAGACCTCACTCGTCTATGATTGATGCGCTCtcgtgtttttttttttttgagaaattctTCATTCAAATTACGAATCAGTACAAAGTAGTTGACTcttacaagcacactgaaacgcaaacacaaaggaccataaacacctagagtaccctaagacaaccataacacaagaagatctccggagccctgtgtcatcatccctgaatcttgagagaagacccctgcagcagaagAATCTGCAACCAGTCGCAAACAGGTCATCATCTTCGGTATAATTGCCGCCACactgcttcctcctttcttgacaccatcgctgagagggcatggacatcaatccaacacacctgcaacagtcgtcgccatctttggcttcgagtaccgcgaaaagtgtcccttccgaaaggaagagaactcgagtcatccgaccggtccagcaccgcggccgggccatctgcccggacaaagcaggatctcccaccagcatcagcgcagaggaaggagaagaacaacaGCAACAAATCATACCAATAAGGAAGAAGAAAGGTCTTCGTCTCCCTCCATCCATCGCCCATCTGAGGATCCAAACGGCCAGTGCCAATGGACCTCCAACcaccatagcccgcgacctcgacaagatccggggatccccaacaccgctggctcctagacgaaggcaaaagcctcgcctgaccgTGAACGGAGCCCGAAGAAACTTATTCCGACGCGACATCACCGCAACGGCCTCGGCagcgtctccctcaaccctaaccctaccacacgCCCACCTAAAGAACAGACCCGgggttccccctccctcccgccgccggagcggccgacggagagagagggaaccggcgGCGTCACCGGCGGCGCGCAAGGGATCCCGGTCGCCTCCTCCAATCGCCTGATGCGATCCTGGCGGAACGGCGTTCAACTTTTTCTGGTTTCTTGATGCGCTCTCGTGTTGATGCGTGTCTTTGTACTACCACTACGAGATACTTCTTGCCAACGATCGTGGCATCGTCCAAGACTCGAAGTGTGTGCGAGTTTGACCAGCTCAACTCTCTTATGCGTTGGGTTGACGTCGACGTGCAACGGTTGCGGCGCGAATGTTCATTCTGTATAGCAAAACTACAATACattctactccatccgttcctaaatacttgtctttctagagatttcaacaagtgattacatacggcacaaaatgagtgaatctacactttaaaatatgtctacatacatccgtacgttgagtccatttaaaatgtctagaaagacaagtatttgggaacggagggagtagaagctaTAGATTTTTGATCCCTTTTTTCCTTATAAACTGAATCGGTCATTGCCGCCAGACAAAGCCACCTTCCTACGCATGTTCATCATCACACATCCATCGCCGGGACCTGTTACGCCACGCCGCCGAGACTCCACATCGTTGATGCGTCACATGAAATGCCGCTCCATCGATGAAACCGTTCACTGATCCCTCAAGCCAATTACACCTCCAATAATGACGCCCCCAGGGGGAACGTCACAAGAGTGCTGCCGTCATCCAATCAACTGATCTGGGGTTTTCCTCGGAGGTAGCGGACAGAGGTCTAGAGCTTCTCCACAATGATGCCTTCAAAAAATGGATGACACAGAAGAacgtcgccatcgccggccttggcaaCTAGCCGGAAGCagggttttcacccggatctgCTCGACGAGCCTCAATCTAGCATCTTGTGCACCAGATCGCTTGCTGCAGCGCTGCCACCCCCATGCCACACGCCCAAATCCAGAGCAGATCCAGATAGACACGTCCCACCGCCGGCCACCGCGGCCATGACCGTGTCGATGCCCCGAACGAccaccaaggcaccccaaggcccCGAACGCACCGGATCTAGGACGAGACCCAGCCAGCCGTCGGCGCCACAGCAGGGTCTTGGCCAGTCCATCTCTCCGCGACCTAAACGGTCATTCAAACCCGTCCAAGCGCCACCATGCCCTGGATCGGCGCCGCACCATCACCCAACCGCCGTCCCGCGCTGAGATTTTTTTTCTGCGCGCGCACACATAACTGCCGCCGTCTCCTCCAAAAAAAGTTAGGGTCTCTTTGTCTCCCGCCAAAGCCACCGTCGGTgtgcctcgtctccggtggccctaggggcATTGGAGAGCGGTGGATCCTGGCACTTGCCGGTGGAAGAGCTTCGTTTTTAGATCTTTCTTTTGGTTTTGTTAGGCTTTGTGTCTTGCTTAGaaagacgcaagcgctcatatacacgcgcatacactcaccctagTGAATGTACACCCtacctatgagcacctccgaaagagtaagccggcatatcatcttaaaatttacgAAGTCATTGTAGGCACCTTGTCGtcgacttgaaccctgatgggctggggatactaCAGTCTCTCTAACCATCCAACTACATATTGGTTCGTAAcacaatttttttttgagaattttttcaTTCATATCATGAATCAGTACAAAGAAGTTTACCTttacaagcacactgaaacgcaaacacaaaggaccatgaacacctagagtatcctaagacaaccataacacaagaagatctccggagccctgtgtcatcatccctgaatcttgagagaagacccctgcaaCAGAAGGATCTGCAACCAGTCGCAAGCAGGTCATCATCTTTGACCACGATACAATTGCCGCCACGCTccttcctcctttcttgacaccagcgctgagagggcatgaacatcaatccaacacacctgcaacagccatcgccatctttggctttgaataccgcgaaaagtgtcccttccgAAAGGAAaagaactcgagtcatccgaccggtccagcaccgcggTCGGGCCATCCGCTCAGACAAAGcaggatctcccaccagcatcagcgtagaggaaggagaagaacaacagcagcaaatcataccaacaaggaagGAGAAGGGTCTTCATCTCCCTGCATCCATCGCCCATCTGAGGACCCAAACGGCTAGTGCCAATGGACCTCCAGACACCAAagcccgcgacctcgacgagaCCCGGGTATCCCCAACTCCGCTGGCTTctagacgaaggcaaaagcctcgcctgaccgcgAACGGAGCCCGAAGAAACTTATTCCGACAcgacaccaccgcaacggcctcggcaGCGTCTCCCTCAACACTAACCCTACCACATACCCACCTAGCGAACAGACCCGAGGTTCCCCCTtgttagactaagtatatattaGATATATGTGTTGTAACATAACCTGTATTTGTATggttccctcttataaatatatgacagccgtacccaccaagggtatcgagcattgttccaaaccctaaattgtctaacatggtatcagacgacgcgttcgattcgcgccgcgctgccgccgccgccaccgcgtcgGCCTCCTCTGCCGTCCCGCCTCCCTCGACCCTGGCAACGGACTCGCCCTTCATGGCGTCCACACCGCTTGCCTGGGCTCGGCAGGCGGCCTCGGACTCGCGCCCGACGGTGCCGTCTCGATCTCCCGCACTCGATCCATCTGCATCGGCTCGGTCCCCCGCGCCCTCCGGCgccccgatcgttgccccggtgcATTACGGCGCTGCCCCGGGCCAATCCCACGATGCACCGCCGGCTGCTGGTCCCTATGGCGCTGCCCTGGGTGAATCTCGTGATGCGCCGCTGGATTCTGGAGCTGGTCCCTACGGCGCGTTCCCGGGCCAATCCCGCGATGCGTCGCTGGCTTCCGGCTACTACGGCGCTCCCGTCTCGCACCAATACGGCACCCCGGGCCCCTACGGTGCCCCTGCCCAGCAGCCCTACGGTGGGGTATACCCTGCGCCGTACGTCGCTCCGTCCTCGACGCCGTATGCAATGTCGCCCGTCGTCCCCAGTGAGGCACTGCATGGCGCGCCCTACGGAGCTCCTGGGTCGCACAACGCGCCCCCTCTGCAGTCCTACGGCGTGCCCTCTGTGCAGCCCTACGATCATCACCAACACTCCCGTGTGCTGCCCCTGTCGGCCGATGCGCTGGTTCCACACAGTGCCCCTCCGACGTATGACTCGCAGCTTCCCGCATCAGTGTCCGAACCAAGACCATTCCACTTTGCTCATCTGGTGACGGTGAAGCTCTCTGCTGATAACTACCTCCTGTGGCGCGCTCAGGTGTTACCGTTGATGCGTAGTCACTACCTTGAGGGGTATGTCGATATTATGCTGCCCTGTCCGCCGGCCATGGTTCCGGTGCCCTCAGCTGCAGGTGGTTCTGTCATGGTGTCTTACCCTGCTCATCGTCGGTGGATCGCTCAGGATCAGGCTATTCTGGGTGCTATTCAGTCCTCGCTCACTCCCTCTGTGGCCGGCATGGTGGTCTTTGCCGCGACGTCGAGGGATGCATGGGCCACGCTCAACTCCAGCTTCTCTTCATAGTCGTTGGCTCGGTCTTCTGCCATCCGTAATCAGCTGGGTGAGGTCAAGAAAAATGATCTCTCCGTCACCGCCTTCTTCAACAAGGTCAAGACCCTGGCTGATACACTCTCATCCATTAGGAAGCCTCTTCGTGACGAGGAGTTCACTTCATTCATTCTCAATGGGCTTGACGACACTACAAGAAAGTCGTTAATCTGTGACAGTAACTGTCCGTCACAAACATGCAAAATACTGTCAAGGATGGCCGGTCATGACGGTcctgaaatccgtcatgtatatcgcgtcataatttgccCACCCGCCCATCCTTGACGGATTTTCATTTTCGTCATGAATTGTGACGGTCTGTTGTCGTCACCGATCTGACCCCCGGCCCGCCCAAGGCCCGGTCCTCTGTGACGGACTATTCCGTCATGAATTTACATGACGTGTAGAAAGATGAGTCCCATGTGGCATCTCCCACAATCTAACGTGGCGCCAGCGTGGAGCTGATGTGGCGCCAGCGTGGAGCTGACGTGGTGCCATGTCAGCCGATGGCATTCGGCCCAGTGTGGTCTGGCCCATTTATTTTTGTACATCTGGGCCTATGGACCCATTTTACCACAGCTGGTTGGCCTGTTTGTTTTGGGTTGGTCCATAATCATTCACACTCTTGTTGGCCCATTTGCACGTGTTCAATATGCACATCAGCCCATTAAAGTTATGCGGCACATGTGTTATTTTAGCTAGAAAGTGTGTTTCGAGGCCACTTTATTCGGCCCATTAGTGTTTACTCTACCCAACCGAACCCTTCTTTGTTTCTACACAAAATGGGTTTCTAAGCCGAAGAACTTACATCTCCAAATCCATCACAAATACAGAAAAGAGGAACAACATCACAAATCACAGTAGCATTGACCTTGCATCTCCAAATCCAAGAACAATGGAGCAGCAAAATGCAACCAGTTTGCATCCAACAGTGTGCAGTTTGCACAGCAAAATCATTACAAAATAAGAAGGTAGGTTCTAGCAGTATGTCACATTCACATAGCTTCCATGTATCAAGTAGGGACGACGGCTGATCTTGGACAAACAACTTACccttgagttgatcttgcttgcaaCTGACTTAGCAAAAAGTCTAGTTTTGCATCCATCTCAGCTTGCTTCTTCCTGTTCTCCTCATCTCTCTTCCTGTGCTCCTCGTCTTGCCTGATCCTTGCTTCTTCGAACTCCTTCAACTGCTTGGTCAAGGTGTCAACAAGAGCCCGAAGCTCGACATTGCCCCTCTTTGCCAATTCTGCTTGACAGTTGCTATCGCTAGATCTCGCATGGACATGCTGGATCCCCACATGCTGTAGAAACCTTGGCTTCTTAGTGTGGTTAGCAAGCACTTCAGCTACAGCCTTGGTCATAGAGTTTGATTCTTGTCCATCTTCTGTAGGCTGAGAGGCCTTGTTTTCCATCTCGGTCTAGCAATGCAAGCAACAAACATGGTTATAAGACGGCTTAAGCACAAGTAGAGAAGACAACATCAGCAAGCTTACATGCAACATCTTTGTAAGGAAAGCTATCATGCATCCTTTACAACTAGACACTTGTGATAACAGTCAGATTAATCTTTTATCTGTGCGGAGGTGATTCAAATTATTCATATATACTATCATCTACAACAAAGTGGACTATTTCCTGAATTAACTAGAAGTGAGTAATATTCAAATCAAATTATTTCTGGAAGTCAAtcaataaaaatatatatatacacactaaaAATATAAGACACCGAGGATGGCCAAAACTACAATATATGAAGCCAAATAATAGATTAATAAAAAAAATCTGTAATTTTAGGTGGCTGATAGGTCACATGTCAAAGTGATTATGCGCTTTTACTAAAGTCATTTCATCTAGCCATATACTAAATCAAAACTGATGTTTTTCAGTCGCATCAAAACTTATCAGTTGTATGAAAATAAAAAAAGGGTACAATCATATAGGACAGGCTATTACAAGATAGTTAAGTGAACATGTTAACATTTTCAATTAAGATACACTGACATTTGATTATCAGTTTTCAATTTGGTGGAGTAACTCAAACAATATTAGTTCTACTACGCAATAAGGTAAAAATTGATGGTTGGTAGTCTTTTGAAGCTGACTTACAATTGCAGCTTGGACAACATCGGTGTAGCTTTTCTTTTTCTTGCTATAGTGGCACTCCTTGAACAAATCCAATGCAGTGGGTTCTTTATCTTTGTATTTGTCtccctggaaacaacaaatatGAAGGCAAGGGAGCATCATACACAGTTACTACATGGATGC comes from Triticum aestivum cultivar Chinese Spring chromosome 5B, IWGSC CS RefSeq v2.1, whole genome shotgun sequence and encodes:
- the LOC123116095 gene encoding uncharacterized protein is translated as MGDKYKDKEPTALDLFKECHYSKKKKSYTDVVQAAITEMENKASQPTEDGQESNSMTKAVAEVLANHTKKPRFLQHVGIQHVHARSSDSNCQAELAKRGNVELRALVDTLTKQLKEFEEARIRQDEEHRKRDEENRKKQAEMDAKLDFLLSQLQARSTQG